The Kineothrix sp. IPX-CK genomic interval GACCGTATGGTGCTGGGATCCGGCATTCAACATCAACGCGATGAACAAAGCGGCTGAGGTTTATCAAAAAGATCATCCGAACTTCGTACTGGAAGTAGTAGAAACACCCTGGGAGGATGTTCAGACGAAACTGACCACGGCGGCTACCTCAGGAAACCTCGAAACGCTGCCGGATATCCTCTTAATGCAGGATGCGGCATTCCAGAAGAACGTAATCAGTTATCCCGATGCATTTACAGATCTTACGGGCAAGTTGGATTACAGCCAGTTCTCAGCAGGTAAGGTAGGCTTTTCTACGGTAGACGGCAAGAACTACGGTGTACCCTTCGACAACGGTGCGGTTATCGCTTCTTACAGAACAGATTTGCTGGAGCAGGCAGGGTACACAATTTCCGATTTTGAAAATATCACATGGTCGGATTTCATCGAAAAAGGAAAAGTTGTTCTTGGGAAAACCGGAAAACCAATGCTCTCCTGTGTAGGCGGTGAATCCGATATCATCGTTATGATGCTTCAGTCCGCAGGCGGCAGCTTCTTCGGAGACGACGGCTCCGCGCAGTTGGTTGATAACGCCATTTTGGAAGAGGTTATGAGCACCTATGCGGAACTGGTTAAGAGCGGTGTCCTCGTAGAAGTGAACGACTGGGATTCCTATATCGGAACCCTTAACAGCGGAGCAGTTGCAGGAACCATGGCCGGATGCTGGATTATGGCTTCTATTCAGGCGGCTGACGATCAGGCCGGCAACTGGGGAATAACGAACATGCCTAAATTAGATAACGCAACGACAGCTACCAATTATGCAAACCAGGGCGGTTCCAGCTGGGCAATCACATCCAACTGCAAAAACATAGATCTTGCGGCTGACTTCATGGGTGCTACCTTCGGCGGAAGCGTGGAATTCTATGAATCCATTTTGAATACAGGTGCAATCGCATGCTACTTGCCGGCAGGCGACAGCGATATGTACGGTGCATCCAACGATTTCTTCGGCGGAGAAGCAGTATATGCGAAAATCATCGATTTTGCGGGACAGATTCCTGCCTGCAACACGGGCGTTTATTTCTATGAAGCACGTGATGCCGTAGCGACAGCAATTACAAATATCGTATCCGGCGCGGATGTTGCCGGTGAGCTTCAGGTGGCTCAGGATACCGTAAATTTTGCAATGGGACAATAAACTTAAGAAAGAAGGGGAGCGGCCCTCGGGTCGTTCCCTATCAATTACATTATGGACTATTTAATGATAATCGCGGCCTTGCTCGCCTTTTTCGTAAAAGGGATAAGCGGCTTTGCGAATACGCTGGTATTCACCACCATAACCGGTTTTGGATACAACAATGTGAATATTACCCCGGTAGAGCTTATTTTAGGGTATCCGACCAATCTTGTCATCGCATGGAAGGAAAGGAGGAATACGGATTATAAAATATGGCTTCTTCCGGCGCTTCTCGTATGCTTGGGAAGCATTCCCGGAATGCTTTTTTTAAAAAGCGGAAATGCGCAGTATATAAAAATATTCTTCGGGATCATCGTTATAGGCCTCGGAGTGGAGATGTTGTTTCGGGAATATAAAATCAAGCAGAGAAAATCCTCAAAACTGGTGCTCTTCATTATTGGGGCGCTTTCCGGACTGCTTAGCGGCTTATATGGAGTCGGTGCTCTATTGGCCGCATATATGAGCAGGACAACTAAGGACAGCAGCTCCTTTAGGGGAAATATCTGCGTTGTATTTATCGTTGAAAATACGTTCCGAATTATTGTATACATAATTTTAGGGATTATTAATAAAGAGATTTTTGTAAAAGCCGTTTTGCTGATTCCTTTTATGGCGCTTGGACTGGCAGGAGGAATGCTTAGTTCAAAGTTCATGCCGGAGAAAACAGGAAAGATGTTAGTGATCATTATGCTGATCATTTCCGGAGCGGTATTGGTTATAAATAATATTTAAACAGAGGCTGCATAGCTAACGGAGAGAGGAGGAGGCAAATGAAGAAAAAACTGACTTTGGGACAGAAGCACAATCTCACAGGCTGGACATTCCTTATGCCTGCGGCGGTACTGATTGTTGCAATGAGTTTCGTGCCGATGGTCCAGGCGCTCATTTTGTCTTTTAAAACCGGCATAGGCAATAACATGACCTATACGGGAATAACCAACTACACACGGATGTTTAAGGATGCAGTCTTTATGCAATCCTTAAAAAACAATTTTTTCTATCTTATCATACAAGTACCGATCATGCTAATCACGGCACTGGTGCTGGCATCCATGTTAAACAACAAGGATTTAAAATTTAAGGGGTTTTTCCGCACGGCGATTTTCCTTCCCTGTGCGACCTCGCTGGTGTCCTATGCAATTATATTCCGCTCCCTGTTCGCGGTGGATGGGTTCGTGAATAATGTTCTGATTAACCTCGGAATCTTACATACAGGCTACAATTTCCTGGGCCATCCCTTCAGTGCGAAAATTATCATTATCGTAGCTCTCGTATGGAGGTGGACCGGCTATAATATGGTATTTTATCTGGCAGGATTACAGAATATCGAATATTCAGTATATGAAGCCGCCAAAATAGACGGGGCATCGCCCTTTCAAAGCTTTCGAAAGATTACCGTTCCGCTGTTAAAGCCTACCATTCTACTGACGGCTATTATGTCAACCAACGGTACCTTGCAGCTTTTCGATGAATCGATGAACTTGACCAATGGAGGACCGGCAAATGCAACCATAACGATGTCACACTATATTTACAACATTTCCTTTAAGTATGTTCCTAACTTCGGATATGCGGCGGCGATGTCGTACATGATTTTGATATTGGTAGCAGTACTGGCCTTCATACAGATGAAAGTAGGTGATAAGCGTGACTAGTAAAGCAAGAATGGCTTTTTCCTATATATTTCTGACAATAGTGTCATTACTGTCTATATTTCCGCTTTACTGGATGGTAGTGGCTTCCACCAACAAAAGTGTGGACGTAGTTAGAGGAACTTTGATTCCCAGTACTTATTTCATAGAGAATCTGAAAAATCTTTTCGCTGCTCAGAAGGTAGGAACAGCAATGTTCAATTCCTTCCAATATTCGATCATACTTACGGTTATTTCCCTCATTGTATGCTCTCTTGCCGGCTACGGCTTCGAAATATACCATGATAAAGGGAAGGATATGGTAATGGCTATTATCCTTTTAGCTATGATGGTTCCCTTTGCGGCGACCATGATTCCGCTGTTCCAGATGTTTTCGCAGGCGAAGCTTTTGAATACTGCCATAGGCTTTGTTCTGCCCACAATATCCACCCCTTTTTTGATCATGATGTTCAGGCAGAGTGCCAGATCATTTCCCCACGATATTATTGAGGCTGCGAGGATCGACGGTTTGAGTGAGATTTCCATATTCTTCCGGATGTTCATACCTACCATGCGCTCCACTTACGCAGCTGCGATGACGATTACGTTCATGAATGCCTGGAACAATTACCTGTGGCCTAAAGTGATCATGCAGGATAACGACAGCATTACGATGCCCATGTTAGTGGCGAACTTAAAAGAAGGCTACTTTACGGATTACGGAATGCTTATGCTGGGCGTACTGCTTTGCACGATTCCTACGGTAATCATTTTCTTCATGCTGCAAAAGAGCTTCGCGGAAGGAATCACCGGAGCGGTGAAGTAAGAAAAGCATAAAAATATGAGAGGAACAAGGTTATAGTAATGAGTGATTTTATTCTAAATATTATACATCGCCCGGAAATGGTGCCGGAATATGCGGAAAAGGTGACCGGCCATGGAAAGGAAGAGGATATCGGAAGGACATCGCTTTTGAAGGAATCTCTGGATATTTTCAGATTTCAGCAGGAAACTGCTCATAAATACGGACTGAGGACGACAATACATATGACATATGCGTCATTGTTTAATGAGGAAGCGGTGGAGATTGCCAAGGAGCACCATGAAAAATACGGAGATGAAATCGCACTTTCGTTATTAGGGCTTCCCTGCAATGAATTCCGCGAAAAATATAAGACAAAGGATTTCTGCATATGGATGTTTTCCATGGAAG includes:
- a CDS encoding ABC transporter substrate-binding protein, translating into MKKKLVSTVLAAALTVSLLAGCGGGAETASQTTGTDETTTEAASAAETSEDEAQADTGAAGEEKLTVWCWDPAFNINAMNKAAEVYQKDHPNFVLEVVETPWEDVQTKLTTAATSGNLETLPDILLMQDAAFQKNVISYPDAFTDLTGKLDYSQFSAGKVGFSTVDGKNYGVPFDNGAVIASYRTDLLEQAGYTISDFENITWSDFIEKGKVVLGKTGKPMLSCVGGESDIIVMMLQSAGGSFFGDDGSAQLVDNAILEEVMSTYAELVKSGVLVEVNDWDSYIGTLNSGAVAGTMAGCWIMASIQAADDQAGNWGITNMPKLDNATTATNYANQGGSSWAITSNCKNIDLAADFMGATFGGSVEFYESILNTGAIACYLPAGDSDMYGASNDFFGGEAVYAKIIDFAGQIPACNTGVYFYEARDAVATAITNIVSGADVAGELQVAQDTVNFAMGQ
- a CDS encoding sulfite exporter TauE/SafE family protein — translated: MDYLMIIAALLAFFVKGISGFANTLVFTTITGFGYNNVNITPVELILGYPTNLVIAWKERRNTDYKIWLLPALLVCLGSIPGMLFLKSGNAQYIKIFFGIIVIGLGVEMLFREYKIKQRKSSKLVLFIIGALSGLLSGLYGVGALLAAYMSRTTKDSSSFRGNICVVFIVENTFRIIVYIILGIINKEIFVKAVLLIPFMALGLAGGMLSSKFMPEKTGKMLVIIMLIISGAVLVINNI
- a CDS encoding sugar ABC transporter permease, encoding MKKKLTLGQKHNLTGWTFLMPAAVLIVAMSFVPMVQALILSFKTGIGNNMTYTGITNYTRMFKDAVFMQSLKNNFFYLIIQVPIMLITALVLASMLNNKDLKFKGFFRTAIFLPCATSLVSYAIIFRSLFAVDGFVNNVLINLGILHTGYNFLGHPFSAKIIIIVALVWRWTGYNMVFYLAGLQNIEYSVYEAAKIDGASPFQSFRKITVPLLKPTILLTAIMSTNGTLQLFDESMNLTNGGPANATITMSHYIYNISFKYVPNFGYAAAMSYMILILVAVLAFIQMKVGDKRD
- a CDS encoding carbohydrate ABC transporter permease, whose translation is MAFSYIFLTIVSLLSIFPLYWMVVASTNKSVDVVRGTLIPSTYFIENLKNLFAAQKVGTAMFNSFQYSIILTVISLIVCSLAGYGFEIYHDKGKDMVMAIILLAMMVPFAATMIPLFQMFSQAKLLNTAIGFVLPTISTPFLIMMFRQSARSFPHDIIEAARIDGLSEISIFFRMFIPTMRSTYAAAMTITFMNAWNNYLWPKVIMQDNDSITMPMLVANLKEGYFTDYGMLMLGVLLCTIPTVIIFFMLQKSFAEGITGAVK